GGGTGGCGGTGGGAATGAAGTTGCGTACCCGGCGTGCCGGTCGGTCACACCTCTTCCCGGCACGGCGGGGCGGGAGGGGGACGGGAACGGACAAATCCCCACGGCGGAGCGCCCGTCGGATAGCCTCGGGAAGGTGGCCAGGTCACTGCGGGTGCGGCGCGGCAGGGCCCGACTGCGCGCCGTCGCCCTGATCGGCATCGACGGATCGGGCAAGACCACCCAGGCTCACCGGCTCGCCGAGGCGCTCACCGCCGCCGGCCAACCCGCCACCTACCACCGCAACGCCGGCGGCCGGCGCTGGCTCGGCCGCCTCGCCCACCGGCTCGGCCGGCCCGACGCCCAACGTCTCGTCGGGCGGGAGGGCCTGCTCGCCGTCGAGTCCGTGCTCCGCTGGCTCGCCATCGCCCTGGCGATGCTGAGCTGCCTGGCGACCGGCCGCACCGCGGTGATGGACCGCTACGCCGCCTGCCAGTACGCCAGCATCCGGGCGCACGGCGGGCAGCGCTGGGAGCGGCTGGCCCGGGCCGGCTACCGCATCTTCCCGGCGCCCCAGGTCACCTTCCTGCTCACCGTGGACCCGGCCGAGGCGTACCGGCGGATCGAGCGGCGCGGCACCGACCACGAGAGCATGAGCTGGCTCACCACCGCCGCCACCGCCTACCGGACGCTGCCCGAGTACGGCAGTTTCGTGGTGGTCGACGCCAGCGGCACGCCCGAGGAGGTGTCCCGCCGAATCCAGGACCACCTCACCGAGTGGCTTCCCGGCGACCCGCCGGCCGAGGGCACCCGCCCGCCCGCGGGCGGCGCCGGCCGGGACGGTCCCGTCCCGGCTCAGGCCCGCCCGTAGACCGGGATGCTCGCCCCGCTGGTCGGCGCGGACTCGTCGGAGGCCAGGAAGCGGATCACCCCGGCGATCTCGGCCGGCGGCACCCAGCG
This sequence is a window from Micromonospora sp. NBRC 110009. Protein-coding genes within it:
- a CDS encoding dTMP kinase; amino-acid sequence: MARSLRVRRGRARLRAVALIGIDGSGKTTQAHRLAEALTAAGQPATYHRNAGGRRWLGRLAHRLGRPDAQRLVGREGLLAVESVLRWLAIALAMLSCLATGRTAVMDRYAACQYASIRAHGGQRWERLARAGYRIFPAPQVTFLLTVDPAEAYRRIERRGTDHESMSWLTTAATAYRTLPEYGSFVVVDASGTPEEVSRRIQDHLTEWLPGDPPAEGTRPPAGGAGRDGPVPAQARP